GATTTAATCAGAGGCTCCTTAATCTCTTCCCCGGGCGCCCCACATCAGTTTGGAACGGAGCGTCTGGAAGTAGTGCTGTTCGGGAAGCTTGACAAGGCGTACCCGGTGGTTTGCTCTGCTGAACCGGAATGCCGCGGAGCGTTCGTCGTGGTCGAAGGATTGGCTGTTGCCGTCGAAGCCCAATACATACGGCGTGTCGTTGCTCAATACCTCGGCTTCGATGATCGAATCGGCGGACAGTACGATGGGGCGCACCGTGAGGCTGTGCGGCGCAAGCGGGGAGAGAATGAACACCTCGCTTCCCGGGACGACAATCGGGCCGCCGGCCGACATCGAGTATGCGGTCGATCCGGTCGGGGTGGCGACGATCAGGCCATCGGTCCAGTAGTCATTCAGGTGTACGCCGTCCACGGTCACGCGGATGGATATGAGTCCCGCCGACCCGCTGCGCTCCAGCGCGAATTCGTTGAGCGCCCAGTATTTACGGTCACCGTTCGGGCTTGTCACCCGGGCCGTCAGCGGGAGGCGCTCCTCGATCCGGTAAATGCCTTGTTCCAGGGATCTGATCGTGTCCCGGACCTGTGTTACTTCGATATCGGCCAGAAAGCCCAGCCGTCCGATATTTATGCCGAGAATGGGCGTTCCGTAAGTCCCTGCTTCCTGAGCACTGGTCAGCAGGGTGCCGTCGCCGCCGAACGACAGGATGATATCCGATTCCTGCGCCAGATCCCTGGTGGCGCTGGATCCGCATAGCGCGGCATCCAGCAGTTCCCGTTCTCTCAGGCCGTTGGCCAGGTCGCTATTCAACTTGAAGGAGAGCCCCTCGCGCTCCAGCCAGGTAACCAGTTCTGCGACCGGCTCCCAGAGGCGGTTTTTTTGTGTATTGCCTGTAATGCCGTACGTCATCGGGATACTCTGATTAGTGTCAACAGGCCCTAAGTCCGCAAAGCTCAGAGGCTGAGAGGG
This Bacteroidetes bacterium SB0662_bin_6 DNA region includes the following protein-coding sequences:
- a CDS encoding ATP-NAD kinase codes for the protein MTYGITGNTQKNRLWEPVAELVTWLEREGLSFKLNSDLANGLRERELLDAALCGSSATRDLAQESDIILSFGGDGTLLTSAQEAGTYGTPILGINIGRLGFLADIEVTQVRDTIRSLEQGIYRIEERLPLTARVTSPNGDRKYWALNEFALERSGSAGLISIRVTVDGVHLNDYWTDGLIVATPTGSTAYSMSAGGPIVVPGSEVFILSPLAPHSLTVRPIVLSADSIIEAEVLSNDTPYVLGFDGNSQSFDHDERSAAFRFSRANHRVRLVKLPEQHYFQTLRSKLMWGARGRD